The Myxococcales bacterium genome includes the window GCCAAGAGCGCGCGCAAGGCGGGCGATGTTGCGGCGGCGCAGGCGGCGCTCGATACCTTGGTGAAAGACTCACCCGATGCCGACCCTGCGATCGCGCGGCGCGTGCGCCTTGAGCTAGGACTGACAATTTTTGAAACAGGTGGCCAACCCGGCGATGCGTTCCCATATTTGGAGGGCGCCGAGGCGGCCACCGAGACCGCCGGCGAGCGCGAGCAGTGGTTGTATGCAACGTATGTCACGAGCGGCTCGCAAGGGCTTGCGGTGGCGTGGCCGTGGCATTTCCGCGCGTGGAAAGAAATTGGGCTGCGGATCGTCCCCGAGTATTGCAATAAGGTTTGGATGTGCATCACGTATGACGATGCGGCGACGCAAGGGTTGGTCGACGTCGCATCGCGCGACGAGCTGGTGGCGGCGTGGAGCGCGCGTGGGGCCGCTGCATGGCCAGGCGTTTCGCTCGTCGGGCGCAAGTTACTCGTGGCGGGATCATGGGAAATCGCTGAGACTCGCGAGTCGGTGCGGCAGGCGGTCATCGCCAATGACCGCGCGCTCGGGCTCGAGGTAGCGGCGGCGCCGATGCCACTGGGGCTTCGCGAAATAGGCGCGCTGATTCCGCAGTCAGGTAAGTCGGTGCGGCTTGGCGAGGCGCTCGAGCGCATGCTGGGGCAAAAAGGGCAGGCCGCGGACGACAGATTGTGGCTCCACGATAGCAATCAGGGCGCAGCGACGATGGCGACGCTCATCGGTCGCGGGGTCAAGGCCGTCGTTGGACCGGTTGACGCCGACGCGCATGCGGCGCTGGTGCCGACGCTTGAGGCCAAGGGCGTCACGTCGATAAGCCTGAGCTTGGTCGCCGAGGAGTTTGCGGCGCGGCCGCATCAGTTTTTTGTGGTTCACTCGGCGACGGCGCGGGCGCGAGCGTTGGCGCGCTATGCGCAGCAGAGGGGCCTGCGCGGCGCCGTCGTGTTGGCGGTGGACAGTGGCTATGGCAAGGCGGTCAGCGCGGCCTTTGTCGCCGAGGCTAAGACGCTGGGCCTAAAGACCACTTTATTTTCATACGACAGCAAGGCCACTAATTTTGGCGCCGTGGTGGCGAAGGTCGCCAAGGGCACGAGCTGCATTTTTATTGCCGACTCAGCGCCGCGGATTGAACTCATCGCGCCAGCCCTTGCGGCCGCGGGCCACAAGGCGATGGCGGTAGGCAAAAAGGGCGGCTTCGTGTTGCTGTCGACCGCCGATGGGCTTGGCGCTGAGCTGCTGGCCAGCGCGGGGCGCTACTTGCTCGGCGCGGTGTTTGCGCCGGGGTTTGCCGCCAATGCCGTCGATGCGGTCAGCGCCGAGGTGGTGGCGCAGTATCAGGCAGCTACGGGCAAGCTGCCGTCGGCGCTTGAGGCCTACGCCTTTGACGCCGTGACGCTGCTGCAGACGGCTGGGGCCGGCGTGCCCGCCCTCGCCACCACCGAGCTGGTTGGGCTCACCGGCACCATCCGCTTTGGCGCCGACCGTCGCCGCGCCGACGACGGCGTGTTGTATGTGGTCGTGGACGACGAGGCGACCGGCCTGCGCGCCCTGACGCGCCTGGCAAAATAGGGGCAGGGTGGCCGCGGCCGCATCGGCGCCTATGGTAGATAAGCCGTATCTATGCGCTACTCCCGGGCTTTTTCGCCAACCCTTAAAGAAGTGCCTGCCGACGCGCAGGTGGTGAGCCACGTCATGATGATGCGTGGCGGTTTTATTCGCCGCGTCGCCGCGGGCGTCTATAACTTTTTGCCCAATGGCTGGAAGGTCATCCACAAGATCGAAGGCATCATTCGCGAGGAGTTAGCCGCGGCAGGCGCGCAAGAGGTCTTGATGCCGGCGGCGGTCCCCGCCGAGCTGTGGCAAGAATCTGGCCGCTGGGACCAATACGGCCCTGAGCTTTTGCGCTTTAAAGATCGCAAGGGCGCCGAGTTTTGCATCGGGCCAACCCACGAAGAGGTCATCGTCGACATGGTGCGGCGCGATGTCGGCAGCTATCGCCAGCTGCCGCTTAACCTGTTTCAGATTCAGGCCAAGTTTCGCGACGAGATGAGGCCGCGCGCTGGCCTGATGCGCGGCCGCGAGTTCATCATGAAAGACGCCTACTCGTTCGATGTCGACGACGCCAGCGCCTTGCAGCAATACGACGCGATGTATGCTGCCTATGAGCGCATCTTTCGCCGCTGCGGCCTCGATTTTCGCGCCGTGGAGGCCGACACCGGCGCCATCGGCGGCAGCCGCTCGCATGAATTTCAGGTGCTCGCCGAATCCGGCGAAGACGCCATTGTCTCGTGCGATGCCTGCGACTATGCCGCCAATGTTGAGCAGGCCGAGCTGGCGGCGACGACCACGCCGGCCATTGTCGGCAGCAGCGAGCTGGCATCCGTGCCGACGCCCGGTAAAAAGACAATTGAAGAAGTTGCCGCGTTTTTGCAGATCGACGCCAAACAAACCGTCAAGGCGCTCATCTATATGTGCGACGGCGCGGCGGTCATGGCGGTGCTGCGCGGCGATCGCACGCTCAACGAAATCGCGCTGAAAAAGGCCGTCGGCGCCAGCCAAATCTACATGGCGCGCGACAACGAA containing:
- a CDS encoding proline--tRNA ligase; translated protein: MRYSRAFSPTLKEVPADAQVVSHVMMMRGGFIRRVAAGVYNFLPNGWKVIHKIEGIIREELAAAGAQEVLMPAAVPAELWQESGRWDQYGPELLRFKDRKGAEFCIGPTHEEVIVDMVRRDVGSYRQLPLNLFQIQAKFRDEMRPRAGLMRGREFIMKDAYSFDVDDASALQQYDAMYAAYERIFRRCGLDFRAVEADTGAIGGSRSHEFQVLAESGEDAIVSCDACDYAANVEQAELAATTTPAIVGSSELASVPTPGKKTIEEVAAFLQIDAKQTVKALIYMCDGAAVMAVLRGDRTLNEIALKKAVGASQIYMARDNEVFDAVGLAPGYIGPVKLAKPGVRILIDAELRGATGVVCGGNAKDTHLTGVSLARDVPDATYVALRVAEPGDACPRCAKGHFRGFRGIEVGHVFFLGTKYSAPMNCNFIDLAGASKPMVMGCYGIGVTRVAAAAIEQNHDANGIIWPMSIAPYEVEVIALQSNDEQVVAAAEALYAELRAAGVDVLYDDRDERPGGKFKDADLIGVPLRIAVGARSLKEGKLELKWRRDKEATMLDVAGAGAQIVGLVAAAKQAPQG
- a CDS encoding penicillin-binding protein activator encodes the protein MRSLATIVTATWLVLGAACQSPKSRTLLPPVPQTGDVAARSRFSELKRQFEQDGHVAPDEFQVVATEFPDDPIAPHALLYAAKSARKAGDVAAAQAALDTLVKDSPDADPAIARRVRLELGLTIFETGGQPGDAFPYLEGAEAATETAGEREQWLYATYVTSGSQGLAVAWPWHFRAWKEIGLRIVPEYCNKVWMCITYDDAATQGLVDVASRDELVAAWSARGAAAWPGVSLVGRKLLVAGSWEIAETRESVRQAVIANDRALGLEVAAAPMPLGLREIGALIPQSGKSVRLGEALERMLGQKGQAADDRLWLHDSNQGAATMATLIGRGVKAVVGPVDADAHAALVPTLEAKGVTSISLSLVAEEFAARPHQFFVVHSATARARALARYAQQRGLRGAVVLAVDSGYGKAVSAAFVAEAKTLGLKTTLFSYDSKATNFGAVVAKVAKGTSCIFIADSAPRIELIAPALAAAGHKAMAVGKKGGFVLLSTADGLGAELLASAGRYLLGAVFAPGFAANAVDAVSAEVVAQYQAATGKLPSALEAYAFDAVTLLQTAGAGVPALATTELVGLTGTIRFGADRRRADDGVLYVVVDDEATGLRALTRLAK